The Aedes albopictus strain Foshan chromosome 2, AalbF5, whole genome shotgun sequence region CGCCTGCCGCGGCTAAGACCAGCAGGCGGGAGCTTGTGTCCGGTCCCTTCCGGAACGGAGTGGTCCCGGGGCCAAAATAATTGAGTCTTATAAACTAgacagaacgtgggcttattgaggcatacaagaactcgagagcattttcaagtcggcatcaatggttttatgtttaggatttttgaatcgctaaaaaactttgataaaattaaaattgttacttgggatgtttcaactatttttcaactGTTCAATTTTCAAGCTCAGTCATTACACTCTTTACACCACATTTAGGGCCGCGATCGATCTAGCCGCATTTAGCGCGATCTTCTTTTCTCTTTACTTGTACGCTTTATACAGCGTAATCACTAGCTGAACACACGCGACAATCAGAATTAGCCATAGTAGCAAGGTTTGCACTTCGAGTTCCTCACTATGCTGCTCTTGATTTTGAATAACGGTAACCTGCGGGTCGCCGTTCTGATTGGTGTTCTTCGATTGGgattttcccatcgcactagttttAATTATGCACTCGcaatgtcacggtcgccatataatATCGTTCTTCAATTGGCTTTCTTTCCCATGCACGATGCGTATCACTTGGTGGTTAAAACCAGAATCCTctttattcaatatttttaactTAGCCTAAGCTTACATTTTGGAGGCACTTGAAGTCTTATGTATTCATTAGCCAATCACCGATCGATGGCTCATGGAGAAGGCTCGCAACCCGGGTAGAGgcgaagtactgacgatcaaaacatgatattggtttgattgatataagagataaaagatctgaaaataaaatctgaACAAtgctcctggaacatctgaacaatatcaaaatttgatatttcaagatcaaacgaatagcttgctgctattgttcAGATCTTAAAAGATCTatatatgatctgatgatgatgtgtcAGGGGcacttttcagatattatttttatctcttatgtcaatcaaaccaatatcacattttgatctcaatatcaaaatatgtcattattgagctcttttcctctacccgggaaggaGTAAATAAAAGAGAGAGAAATGTTCATAAGGACAGACTGCATCGTAAGCGCCTGTGGCGCCGCATACGGCTTAGAAACAGCCATGGGATAATGACTTTGTAAACTGATATTTGAATGTGTTATGTCATGAAATATGGCTTGGGAAAATGTTTATGCAGTACAACGACCGATTACGACATACGAATGCAATGGGTTGATAACTGACGAAGGTTATGCCGACTGCGCTTCGAGTGTGGTCtgtaagaattttgaaagaagggaacTTGATGACATGTGAGATGCACATGTCacacaattcatggaaaattcttaaatctactttacaacgtatcaactatattacaaacgtagcacaacaccagcaacagcggaagattttttcaagaatcgaaatggcgattcttgaaaaattctaaaacGCTCCTATTTACCATCCTTTCAAGTGGTCGGTTGATGACAGCGATGATCATTTCATTTGGTGTAACCAGACTAACTAAATTACGTAAGGCCTGGGACACATTGGTGCTGTTCAGTGAAGAATGAGCGATAACCACAGATATATGTACCTGTGATTCACTCTTCAAGCTTGATTTGAAAGTAGTAGCCCTCTTGTTCCACAGTAACAAAACGCTCCTTGGTAGCTTCATTAACTGCTAATGTTGCTTCTCCGCGGTAAATGATAGATTGATCCCCTTGAGACGAAGTGCATTGAGGAACTGGCTGTTTCCAATAGATCTCTCCATAGTCGGCCAGTTCGCAATACTCTTGCTCCAATTCACACCTCATTCCATTCGGCATCATCAGAACCTTGCTCTCCATGTCCAGTCTCGCAGTGCCTGTAGTATAGGTGAGTTCAAGTCTGGTGTTCTGTGTGTGCTTTTCAAAGCTCTTCCCATTTACTGACAGGGAAGGGCCTTCCTTGCACGAATCCCTAGTTATCCCTCCCCAGCTAACGAAGGAGTCACTCATCCTTCCACCCTTGGCTAGAAAAATCCTTCTTTCATTACCCTTTGTATATGTGTAGATCCCTTCTTCAACCATCTTTTTGCAATCGTCCCTGTTCACTTGGGAATAATATCCCCCATTTGTATTTGTATCAATTGACGTGCCACATCTCCATATGAAGTTATAGGCAATGACAAGGCACCTGTAGAAGAGGATCTTCATGATAGTTGTCGTCTGAGTTACAACTATGGAGCGACTGGAGAAAGTTATGTTCGGCTTGATGGTCTCACAAGAAGGGGTCTCAACGAGAGAGATAGTCGTCTTATTTATATTGTCCTTGCCGCAATCGGATCACCATCATCTGCCGTTAATTCTGAATGCTCTTCAGCCTTTTGCTTCGACTTATCCATCTCCTCCTCATCCTCTTCGGTGTCAACACGTAACAACCAAGCAtttattaaaattaaagttgAGCAACCAACTCTCATAGTCTAGGGTACAtctatatttgatgaaaaaatcccaACCTAATATAACGTCGGTTAATATCGGAAAATCAATCCCGACTAGCTGAAGTGTATGACCTACTGTTAATCCATTAGCGAATGTTATACAGGTGTGGATTTCGCCCACCTAGTATAAATGTATATTTGTTGTGGGACATTTGGACAAACAATGTCACGAAATTGGCTGCGCTAGTGTTAACTGAGTATATTAATTTGGGGAGTACACGACTTACTCCCGTTGCCCTAAAAAAGGTGGTTGCATCCGTTGCATTATCGGGCCTCCCTGCGCTACTTGTCCGTGATTATAGTTTACTCTTGTAGCCAATAATAGTGCGTTAAATTGCATTGGCGCCTGACCTGGTTGAACTTGGTGCATTTCTGCAGTATAAATGTGTCTTTGCGGATAGTTAAAACTTCCCCGTCGTCCACGGTTATTGTTGTTGTAGTAACCGTTGTTCGATTGCTGCGGACGATTTAATTGTGACTGAAACTGTGGCTGAGATTTTGGGTTTTGGTACTGGTTATGTTGACGCTCGTCCCTTTGGTTGAAATTTTGCTTGTGATCATTTCTGCGATTAGAGCGGAATCTTGAATATCGCCCTGTACCACGTGAATTATCGCTTTTGGAGTTGGGTAAGAAAGAATGTGAACAGGTTGATTTGCACTtgaattttctaaaactttttgGATGGCGTTTTTGATATCGCTAAAAGCGCCAGCTTTTAATATAATTTTAGTTTCCTGAGAATTGGACCCATTAATAAGGGTATCAATTCCCACTTTTGTAGCCATGCTGTTGGCTGTTTCTTCTGGTACTTTCTGCTGAATATATGCCGATTTCAGCTTGGACGTAAGCAAATCTACCTCGTCACAAAAGTTTTCTACTGAACCCTGTAACTTTACTGTTTTCAATTTCGCGGTTACGTTTTCGGGTGTTGTTTTGCTGATGCACCTCTGTTTAACGTCTTGGATAAGCGCATCAATGATATTGGCATTAGTAGATAATCCGAGTCTAGCCTTACCTGTTAAACGAGTTTTCAGAAACTTTACGGTGGTTGGTATTTGGTTTGCATCTATTATTTCAGCTAAAAGATTTTTGGCATCTATAAATGCTTCTAACCCGTCGGCAGACCCATCGTAAGGTTGTACTAGGGTCGTAGCCGTCTTGATATCGAAAGGCATTTTTAACCGTGTAATCTTTTATCAAATGTATTTAAAATATTCTTATATTCGATTATTAGATCTTTTAATCTCTCAGACTTTTCCAAAATACCCTGCAACGAACGAGGACGTTTAGCACTTTTTTGTAAATTTAAATGCTCTCTTTGTATCGATTCTTCAATTTCTCTCAACCGATTCATTAGAATCTGGTCGGAACCAATGGAAATTAAGCAATTTAAACAAATTAAGTCACTTTTATTTCATTAAAGTGTAACATACATCGATCACTTTTAATGTTGTTGCTGTTATTTACACATACCATATCGTCTGGTCGCGTTCAGATCGCCTGGTCCAGTTGTAGATGAGTTAATTTATAGTTTGTTTGGTAAACCAAACAGGATTTTTGGAGTTGTAATTGCGTCGCTTCTTCTTTAATAATATctgataaaattttataaaagacATCCACAGCGCAATCAATATTTGTCCTGACTCCTCAAAACGGATTGCCAGTTAGCCCTATTCAACTTAGCCTTAATATTGTCAAAGTTTGCTCTGTTAAAATCCAATATATTCACAGTCGAAGGGATTACAAGTATTATGTACAAATACAGAGTACTCAATTGTCGTATgaaatatttcgtttttccatGAAGGATTCAGTCACACAGATATCTTCATGTATAATTGTAAGTAAAAAATCCAAGAAACAGTTtttggagacgaaccagcctcgggctgaaagtctcgataataaagacatataaaaataagaaacagtTTTGTCCATTTTTacgtgatttatttgattaagtCCCAAGTtggcaattttctcaaaaataaacagTAATGTGTCATTGTCACCAACGACTGGCCAGAAGAATACTCTCATTTTCTGCATCAGGAATAAAGGCTGCACCACGCTGATTGAAGTCTCCGTATGCATGTATGCATATATACCTATTGCATTGATTTTTGGTGCACTACTCATACGATTAAAATTCTAACAATAGATCAGGATTTCAGTGCCAGATGAATTTGTAGTAACCGATGGTAGTTTGTCAATTCCATGATTAGTATCAATTATTAATTATGATTTATTACCAGCTGTGTCCGGCTCGCCTTGGTCTGCCTCTGATGAGTGCGTCAGATTGTGGGAAAACACGAACGTTCGCTGGAACACGAGGTATGGTGCTgggagaaaaaaaatcctcaaggcgGGTCCAAATGTCCAATTTGAGGTGGGTGTCGGGCTCGTTTGTGGAAACTGGTCATCAACCGGATATGGATTCAGCGTTTCACCCTTTTGAAACCTAATTTCATGTTGTTTTTTAACTGGTGGCTTGGAGAATGTAACTCTCGCGGCTGCGAGTAAATCCTTATCCGGAGGAAAAAAAGGATGTAGTAGCTGGTTGGCGAACGCTGTCGTTGTTGTAATTGTAGTAACTACAGCTGGGAGTGTTTTCTCTTTTGTCTTTGcttattttagaatttttgttagTGCTTAAGTAATTGTAATCCATTTTATCGCTTAAATTGTGGCGTGCATTACCGTTTGAATATACTGAATTGTTGTGCCACTGGCTTCTAGCTTTTCTTCGTCTTCTGGCCTTATCTTTTGCTTTTTGCCGGTTTTCGCGACGCTGCTGACGAGCATCATAATCTGTCCAGTCAGATCGCCAGACGTTTTTGGAACCTAGCTTGCGCCCACCAGATTTTTCAGCATTTTGTGATTGGGTTAGATCCATTTTCATCGAAGTATGAGTTAATTCGTCCATCAAACTAGGGGGTTTCGTCGATGAGGAAAATCGTGCATTGTAGATATTGGTGTCCAATGTATTAATTGCTCTAGCAAGAGACTTTACTTCCTTCAAAACGTCGCTTTCAACCGTTTGTACGGATTGCAACTGGCTTGAGTTATGCTCGTTGCAATGAGCAGCCATCTCTATAGTCAGGCTGCTTAAATTGTGTACTTCGATGCATATAGTCTTGAGAACTCGTGCGACAAATCGTTGGTAATATTTGTTAAATATTCTTCAAgttatgaaattccttcaatttcTCGGTGATTGTTTCCTTGTTAAAGTTTTTGGTACAGATtgttgttcgtttgtgttgaggGAATACCATTTCGTGTCAGATGTGGCATTTTTGAAAATCAGTTGGTTTCTATATGCGTTGATTGGTCGTTcagtaaaatgcaaaaagtaaTCGTCGAATGTAGGTATCTGCGGAATGTACGGTGTCTGCATCGGAATTCGCTGCATCGTTGTGTAGTGAGTCTTGGTCGTTTTGAGGGGGACCTCTGTCGTCTTGTATTGGGTCACTGTCTGTACTATCGTTTTCGTTGTTGTTGACTTCTAGTTTTCTGCTCTCAAAGCTACGGCGTTTGTTTTTCCCGTTCTatattcaacagtgtaattataATTT contains the following coding sequences:
- the LOC134286086 gene encoding uncharacterized protein LOC134286086, giving the protein MMLVSSVAKTGKKQKIRPEDEEKLEASGTTIQYIQTDNINKTTISLVETPSCETIKPNITFSSRSIVVTQTTTIMKILFYRCLVIAYNFIWRCGTSIDTNTNGGYYSQVNRDDCKKMVEEGIYTYTKGNERRIFLAKGGRMSDSFVSWGGITRDSCKEGPSLSVNGKSFEKHTQNTRLELTYTTGTARLDMESKVLMMPNGMRCELEQEYCELADYGEIYWKQPVPQCTSSQGDQSIIYRGEATLAVNEATKERFVTVEQEGYYFQIKLEE